A window of Rhipicephalus microplus isolate Deutch F79 chromosome X, USDA_Rmic, whole genome shotgun sequence genomic DNA:
GTATTTTCACATCGTATGTTGTACAGTCTCGCATTTTGTGCCGTTATTGTTTATCTTATGGCATATCTTGTGTACTAATAGAAAAGGAGTAGCCGGTGACACTAtaatggcaccaacctctcctgtTTCACCATTTTaatacaaaaaatcacagcattgcCACGAAagggaagcaatgaacgcgatagcaacaaattggaaggtcacgtgcagaatggccaGGAGATAAAAATGTGCCCTAAAAAATGACGCAGTAAAGATAAAAATGACGCAGTAAATGAACTCTCAAGTACACATTAACgagaataagtgtctcagttgttacttcggtgtgtctgaaaagcgcgcgctttccGCGAACGTATACACTGTGCAAATATCGCAGTGGTCTTTTTGCGCCCTGTAACTAAAACAATCGTTCCGGTAAAATGCGAACGCCACCGAAGACGTACGATGCTCCCTACACGAGAGATAAGGGTGCTAGTGAGCGTATACCTCCTGCTCTTTACGGTGCAAAGTGTGCGCGGGAGATGAGCGCGTAGCCACTGCATCGGGACGATGTTGCTACGCGTGATCATGGTGCAATTTGGTTGTTAATGATGAAAACACgagatcgcccccccccccccaaggtgtCCGCCAGCTGCATTAAGTGGTAGActtgaatagcttgccgtttgaacgttgaaggacgtgctcctcggtggctcagtggttgaagCCTCGCACTAACAATTCAGAAGACCCAATGTCGGTACCGCGGCTGGagtctttttttgcatttttttctttcttgcattttcatatatatagatacgtatacgtatagggggagtgacggcgacgcccatgttggcgccggcggcaaaatcctgTCGAGAGTGGCCAtctaattgctatcgcaataaaatgaccCAGCTCAAGAAACGGGTATGTGCAAGGCAAATATATGCGGCCTATATCAaataactatcatcatcataaacggtATACACCACGTAAATTGGGTAAGTTCAACTGCTTACCCCTGGTCTACTGAAAATGAAGGAAGACACagccgccccaccacggtggtatagtgactaaggtactccgctgctgacacgcagttcgcgggatcgaatctcgactgcggcgactgcatttctgatggaggcagaaatgttttaggcccgtgtgctcagatttgggtgcacgttaaagaaccccgggtggtcaaaattttcagagccctccactacggcatctctcataatcatatggtggttttgggacgttaaaccccacatatcaatctatcaaggAGGACACAGCCCAAgaaatgggtatgagccacaagaatACGTCACATTGGTGAGAAAATGAATTGGCCTTTACGTGTGACAAGCATTTGGGACGCACCATCTTTAACCGGCTAAGCCCAAGCCACAAACCGCTGTGGCCTGTAGATTGGCGAATATGTCCGGGGCTGTTTTCTCACTAGCGTAAAGTTATTCAAGTAATAATAAAGCTGTATCCCAATCAGCCGCAATAAAGTTCTTTCAATCAATATTGAAATTGCATCAATCTCGATAATGCTACCGtcccataataccgaatttgggcACAGGTTGTGATGGGTTTTGTCCAGCTTGGAGATTGCGCTACGCAACCTCTCTGAGCGGAAAATGTTGCGTGATGTTCGTTCAGTTTGTTCCTTCTGCTGTCGTTTCCCACGTGCACGTACACTTATTGTGTCAAGAGTGATATGTATACGTACTGTGTCAAGGACAACTTGTATACTCTAGTATACTGTGTATGGGACACGATATTACGTGTATACTTCATGGGCCATTACAAGCTGTCACACCTACCGGCTGCTATCAAAAGCGCACACAGTGGCCTTAAAGCGTACATTCAGCCAATGTATTGGGAAGACGTTAAATACCATGCAAGTCATTGCACTAGCTCTGGCATCGTCTCGTATTTCGCCATGTAAATAACCCCAAAAGTTCCGACCACCAGAGTTCTTTGGCATTGGAAAACATCACTACTATATATGCGCACATATATGTTGGTTTACGGGTGTTCTGTGTGGTTCACCCCAATTGAAGAGCAGCCGTAGTGGTCGGGAATCTAACCCACGCCTTAATGCATAACAGCGCGATACCACACGTGCTATGTTGCCATGGCGGTTTTCTTTATCAACGTCCCCGCGCATACACACTGTGGAGAGGGCGTACGTACGATGCCGCAGAAAAAATAAACGCAGCTACGactccctctctttttttatttactgcaggTAGAGGcagcgtgataatcatgacagcaCAAACTTATCAATGTGGGCATGTAAGCCCGCACTAGCTTAACACAAAACCCAGCACATAACCAGAAAATGAGGACGAAGGAGATGGCATCACTGCACAGCACCGACCCTACGATGCCAGTATGCATAGACGCAGTCCGCTTTGGAAAGCTTTTATTCGTTTTTcatgtgagagtagccttcggACAGAGCTATTTTTCTAAACCGTGGTGCATTATAACTGGCGCAATGGGTTTTCgagctgttcgttccaaaatgaagcgGCGCACGTGCGTGCTCTCACAGATGTACACGGTGGCCAGTTGTCTGGCTGCGAGCGGCTGAGTTGTGTTGCCACTCTCCGCCAGGTGCTATTTTTCGGCgcgccacctatccagcgctCTTCTCCCATAGACGGAAGTGGCAACTCTGAGGGTCCCACGTTGGACTACGGTCTTTAAAATATACTGGATAGTCTGCCGTCTCCGGGATGTCCCCGTGGAAGCCCGCGTCCGCGCCGATGGTGCATGGTCCGTGATCACGGCACTTCGATAGATTGCGGCGCCCCCTGGCCGCCAGTGCACGAACCAGCGGCCAGCGTCCGAGTTCGCTGGTTCGATGAACCAGCGAACTCGGACGTGGCCGTGCCGCTGGTTCATCGGCACAGACGCGGTGGAGAGCGGCAGACTAGCCAGTTTTCTAGGGACCATAGCTGGACTACCTATTGACGACTATGTTAGGGTCATtagttgctgctgttgctgttgattgactgattgatatgtggggtttaacgtcccaaaaccaccacatgactatgagagacgccgtagtggagggctctggaaatttcgaccacctggggttaacatgcacccaaatctgagcacacgggcctacaacatttccgcctccatcggaaatgcagccgccgcaaccgggatttgaacccgcgacttgcaggtcagcagccgagtaccttagccacaagaccaccgcggcggggcctgctgTTGCAGTGCTATATAAATAGTATCTGCAGCTATGCATTTCATTTACTGAGCTGGTAGCTAATGCATTTGTACACGCAGTCAGATAATTTCTCGAGAATCGTACAAAACACGGGCTTCTGGCTTGTGGTACGATTTGTTCATGTTCCATTAATCTAGCATAAATTACTTAACGGAAAAACCTAAAAAAGGTACATTAGAAGTTTTGGCGATCAAAGTCCTTGGTTGCATTACTGCTTCTAATGCTGCAGTTCAGACAAACACGAATACAGATGCCCGAGATTCTTGTGAATCTAGCGAAAATGTGGTTGGTCTATGATAACGGTGCGTTGGCTTCACCCAGTCGTCTCAgccagtgcctcctctatttttgAAGAGCCTAAAAAGAGCGTTCGCCCAGGTATCGAAAAAAATAGGAAGCTATGTCTTAGCTTAAAGCGTGCCACCACAATTTATGATCACGTGATGACGAGCGCAGCAGGTGCACAAGCTATCTTTGAGAACAGCGCGTCGGGACGCCTCTTGCATGTTCACAAGCGGAGGCCGCAACAGAGGAAGTTGCAGGGGCTGCAGGAGGGTTATGAAATGAACATATGAGCTCTGTTGACGTGCAGCTCCAGCTTTGAGAACCTCATCAAAACATATGAAGTGTCTTAACCACGTAAATGTAGCTCATTTGCGAAATGGCATCATCGATGCTGCAGCCTACGTCCCACATGCACATTTTAATTTGTACTAATGCAAGGACAGACCCAGTTCAGCAAGAGGCTCTACAGGCTGCAATATTCAAATACGCGTTGTAAAAAATACGTAACCATGAATCGCAACCGTAAATCCTCGCATATAACAAATTTGCCAAAGTTGTTTTTGCAAACGACAAGGGTGACCTGGGCGACACTTTCATCCGCAATACGCTTGCGATAATGCATCAACATCCTGCTGTGGACGATACGGTTACGTACCTGTGATATCTGCGGCTCAATTCGTACAATCATGTCGACGCCGTGACATGCGTCGTAGACAGACTCTGCAAGTATCCCGAGTGATGTTTTTCTGTGAAATTGCACAGACGTGCAAAATCTATAGAAGCGTACAACAGCCCGAACAGCCCTGCTCGATAGACCTGTGTCAGGTGTGTCATCGCAGCCGCATATAATCCGAAAAAACACAGTGTAAGTTACCTCTTTGTTACCTGTTACTTTATAGAGCCGCACCCTCTCAGAAAGAAACACATGATCGATCATTGTCTCGATGAGCGAGTGACACTGTCACACGAGCATGACGATATAATTTTGACGTGTTGACTTTTGCAGTTATATCAACAATGGCAACCGTGAAATATGCTTCGCATATGACAATGCTATCTAGAACGTTAACGTGTGTTGAGCTAAATAAGAATAAATGCTCTACTGTGAACACTGGACTTAAAGCGGTAGCGGCGTCAAGACAGTAGCGGAAAGAACTGGACAGGGTCCTTTTTCATTACAATGCAAATAACGACAAACAGAACAAGAAAAGAGGTGGATCCTTAAATACGTTGCAAATATATTACGACTGATAGCAAGCCAGTACTGACAAAGGTAAAACACTTAACTTGATTTTAACTGCAAGGTGTTGTAAATGAGCAGGAGAGGTCGCCAGCACACTAGCTATGTGAGGCACGTACTGGAACTAATATAAAATcgccgcaggaaaaaaaaaagcagccagaTTATTCTGGCTTCCTCCATTGTGGAGAAGTAAACGTGATTTAACATGCATATAAAACTGGTTAAAGATCTTAAAATTGCAGCACTTGGGTACCTAGCACGATAAGGCACCCTATAATCTGCTTGGCAGTGagaatgtcattgacctggtgcaTGAACCTACAGAGCCGAAAAAAGAATGCATATGGAAAATTGGCACATCCTCGGTAATTTCCTTCTGCTTTTTCGTTCAGTGACGAAAGCCAGCCAGCAAAACCTCTACTGCACATCTCTCACAAAGGGTCCTCTGCTAGGTGAAACCATAAGTAGATGTCACATCCGGACACAAAAAAAAGAGCGCAAACTTGCACACTGAGACAGTCTGTAGGATAAGGAACACTTGTCACCAAGGTGGCCACTGCCCTCGCGTGTAGAATTCCAGAACATTATAGAGTCACAATGATGAAGGCGGCAAAAAATGTAAATCAGTCACACCGCCATTCAATGTGATGTACATGCCACGAAGCTCACACATGGCTCTTCTATGCATAGGTGGAGGCGCAAGCATCAGAATGCCGTATACCACAGTTTACTCAGCACATGAGGCGTTTCAGAATCAGTCACTGCTCTCGCTTCCGAAATTGTAGTTTACCGGCGCTGCCCTGGAGCGGCCTCGGTTGGCGGCACTTGGACGCGGCACGGCAGGCACGTCGTCGTCGACCGAAGGGGAGGAGGACGACAGGACCGTCATATTCTTGGTTGCCTTCTTCGGAGCCGACATAAGGTCGGACTCGGAGTCATCTGCCGGAGCCTTCTTGTGTGCCCGAGAAACTGTGCCGGGTTTCTTGGCGGGTGCCTTGACGAAGTCCGTGTCACTTTCGTCACCGGTGGCGTCACGCTGCTTTGTCTTAGCCGCGGCTCCGCGCTTCTTCCAAGGGTGTGCTCGTTGTGGAGCCTCACGTTGCTGGCGATGCTGCGTAGCATGCGGGGAAATTGAAAGTTGGGAAGGCGGGATGGTCGAAGTTACGCAGAGATACACCAAAGAAGTTGTGGGAAAGAATCAAAAAGACGATTTGGTCAGCAAGAAACTCCCACTTAAATTTGAACACTCTGTATACCAGCATTTTTTTACACATTAAAGATCTCTCGACAAAATCTAATAGCATTTGGCCCCTGTCGTTTTCGCAAGTACACTACGTCGATGTGGGGATACTATGCCgcagagacacacacacagaaaaagacacacagacagacacacacacggacacacagaccgacagactgacacacacacagacagacacacacacacacacagacaggcacacacacagacacacaaacagacaaatcCCTGCTACATTTCATGTCTTTTCTGTGAGCTCTCTTTAGTATATGCTGGACGTCAACCACAGAGCACATAAACAATGACCTTGTCTGAAAATAAAACAGTTTGCTGGCGTCTAGCTCCAACCTTGGCTCATATCGATTATGTCCACTGGGAAAACATATGAAATACACACAACAAGAGAAGTACAAAGCAAGTGCGAATTTTCCGCGTCTCTGTACAGCTAGTCCATCCCGTCATTTACGCATACCCAAAGGTATCTTGAGGCAATACACATTCAAAGAAACTGACGCTGTGCTCGTGATTTCACTGCTGTTGTGATCAAATGTTGCTTGCACACCGTTATGGCGAACTTGTTGTACAGGTGACAGTGCCAGCGCCTCCTCTAAAAATAGAAGTGGCGATGGACAGGGCGCTCAATCGTATACACATGTCTGCAAGCGGCCCCAGCGCTTGTTCTGTGTTGGCGCTATAAAAGTACTTGTATGACCAGAAATAAACATTAGTTGCAGGTAAAAGTGCACCTACTGCAAGTCTCTTAATTCATTTTTTTATCAGATAGCCCCATTCGGCAGTCATCTCTTACATTATACTCTTCCTGTGTTTCTAATGTCATGCACAAGTGCCGTTCAGCATATCTTTATTTGAAGCCCACGCCATTGTTTGCTTTTCAACAAGCTTTGTCATTTGAGGTGGACCTCCACCCGCCAACTATCTCAATGATGCATACCTTCTCCGCCTTTTGGTTTCATGCTAATTCCATTTCTAATTTAGTGATATACCTACTTAAGCAGGAGCTAAGATGCATGTACAATGGCGATGGGAAGAAACGCAAGCAGTGCGGGATCTACATCATCCCCTGTTTTGCATTACTTTTCAAGCGGCTCTAGACTGGTTGTTAATAAAAAGTCACTAGTGTCATTTATTATGCAATCAAGAACCATTATGAATTTTGCGTGCGTACGTGTGTAGGCGTGTGTGCGTGCACGACTGTGGTCAGAGTGTGATGAAAACAGTGTGCCCCACTGTTCACGTTTCTTTCCATCCACTGTTACATTTAGACAACCAGGCGAAAGGAAAAAGCTGGGACTTCGGCGACACAAAGAAAACGTGCTTTTTCCCATCTATTCCATGGTGTCTATACTTTATGATTGTTACCAGTGCTTCGTATTTACAACCAGTGCGTTGCGCTTACCGAAGGGCCCGCCACGGGCTCGAGGTCGTCGTCTGAACCCACGCTGTTGGGCGGCTCGTCATTCCCCGAAGAATCGAAGCCCGACCGAGAGTTCTTTCTCTTGTTAAACTTTCTTTTAGTCATGAAAGACGTGTCCTTAGTGGTGCCTCCTTGTTTATGCAGTGGTGCCTTGGCGGGTGCGGAATTTGTTCCCCATTCAAGGCCGCCGGGACTGGTGATGCCGGTCAATGTTGCAGCGTTGCCGTCCCCAACATCCCCGTGGCCATCGACAGCAGCATCGCTGGACGCCTTCTTGGCGGCCCCGCGGCACGCTCCGGTGGTCTTGGCCTTCGCTTCCCACTCGACCTTTGGCACAAGGCGCTTTGCAAACGCCGAGGGCTTCGTCTCACTTTCGGCCTTATTAGACGCCACGGCCTGCGAGATAAGTGCATATGTGAGAGCAGTCCTAGGTGTTGATCCAGCGTATGCGGTAATAAAGGGGCACGGCAACGCTTTTCGAACACGGTAAGGAGTTTAGTGGTCTGCTGACATTAACACAACCAAATACGTCGCCCCATACATCAACAAAGCACCTGCAGTCTCGCATAAAACTCCATTCGCACACTTCCGCACCTTTCATATACAAGCTGTCACCAAGTGGCCAAATCTTACAGAAAGAAAATTTAGGCAACTTCGCAAAGTGAATAATGTCGAGCGGGTGAAGCTAGGTCTTAAGGTTCATAATGTCTACGCTGAAGTTGCCGACTAGTGTTTCACGTTTGTGCTTGTAGGTGTTTTTATTGTTCTGACACAATTATGATTTATAATAGTCTTTTGTTAAGTTAGTGTATGTGTAATATGTTTGAACTACACCTTACGTGGCGCtcttaaatcacctgacttggaaggcgtcgttgaaggcagtcagcatctgttggtcacccgaaatatttgcatcccaagaggaattgcagagctgcgggcaggcaaagcaacggttatgctcacgaatttcagcaatgagtacaaacatgtgaacaaagaaacaacggtcgcatacatcgaagaaattgtggacgccatcagtgctttcgccctcgcagactctgcggaacctgctcagaggatccaagcccctcccacagcttttgacgtcaatcccagacttctgaacCATAAGCAATAACAGCTCATTGGCCTgatcctgcaatacgaagattgcttttcatcgtcatgaaaaattcggcagaccccaatcacgaaacatcgcatcataaccgaagaaaatgccagaccacttccTCAGAGTCCGTACAAGGTTTCCATGCGAGAACTTGatgccatgaagagacaagttgatgaaatgctgcgggatgacatcatccagctgtccaagagtccatgggcgtcccccgtgatgttagtaaagaaaaaggatgggaccctacgtttctgcgtcgattatcgccgcctgaacagaaccacaagaaaggacgtgtatcctctcccacgaacaGACGACACACTTGATCGACTCCATAACGCCAAatacttttcatcaatggacctcaaTACTGGCTATTGGCAACTCGAAGTCAATGAAacagaccgagagaagacggcgtttataacaccggatggcctcttcgagtttaaggtgatgccctttggcctttgctcagcgcctgcaacttttcaacgcgttatgaatacattactggcaggattgaagtggcaaacttgccttgtgtacttgacgacgtcgtcgtgttttcctcggattttgatgagcatcttcggcgccttgaagctgtacttcaagccatcaagacgtccggactcacactgaagccagaaaagtgcagatttgcgtacgaggagctctagtttctggggcacgtgattaTCAATTCTGGAGTTCGTATTTACAAccagtcttgatggcttgaagctgtacttcaagccatcaagacgtccggactcacactgaagccagaaaagtgcagatttgcgtacgaggagctctagTTTCTGGGACACGTGATTATCaattctggagttcgtcccgatccacggaaaatagccgccatcaccgacttcccgccgcccactgacaagaaggcggtgcgccgatttctgggcctgtgcgcctattataggcggttcatgAGACATGagaaacttcgcccgcatcgccgatccactcactaaccttaccaaggccgatgtATAGTTCAAGTGGAAAATGCCGCAGGAatacgctttccaggagcttaaacatcgcctccagacgtctccgttacttgctcatttcgatgaattcgccgagacagaaatacacactgacgaaagcagcgtaggtcttggggccgttcttatgcagagggctgacggacttgaaaggattattagttacgccagtcgatcgctatccaaagcagaagccaattattccataacagaaaaggagtgcctcgccatcatctgggctacgtcgaaatttcgcccctatctctacggcaggcccttcaatgttgtgagcgaccaccacgccttgtgttggctagccaccttgaaggacttTTGTCGCCTCGCGCGATGGagtctgagacttcaagaatatgacattaccgtcgtttacaagcccggcaggaaacactctgacgccgactgtttctctcgtgcgcctgtcgaccaaccaccacccgacgacccggatgacgactacttcttgggaacgataactaccgacgacttcgctaaaTGACAACGGGCCGATTTGAAACTTAAGGCCCtgatagaatacctcgaaggaaggaccgccgaagtcccgaagatattcaagcgcgcacttgcgtcgttcttcctgcgaaacgatctgctccaaaagaaaaacttttcaccgcttcaagccaagtacctccttgtggtgccttcagctctgcgaccagaactcctgcagaccctgcacgacgatccgacagcagggcacatcggtgtttctcgcacactcgcgaggatacaagaaaggtactattggccacgtcttaccaccgtcACTccttatgtgaggacatgccgggactgtcaacgaagcaagacaccaccgacaaggccggcAGGACTTCTGAAGCCAACTGAACCACCTCcctgacctttccagcagattggtatggacctactggggccgtttccgatGTCGGCTtctggaaacaaatggatcgtgatagctaccgactacctcaacCGCTACGCCGAGAGAAAAGCCCTGccgaaaggcagtgcatctgaggtagctaagttcttcgtcgaaaatatcgtcctacgtcatggcaccccggaggtccttatcaccgacagaggaacggcatttactgctgacctaactcaagcgatcttgacatacagccagacaaaccaccgccggacgacagcgtaccacccgcagaccaacggcctcaccgagcggctaaacaagacgattgccgacatgctggcaatctacgtcgatgtcgaacacaagacgtgggatgccattcttccgtacgtgaccttcgcatacaacacggcggtgcaggagacgacgcagatatctccatacaaattggtctacggaaggagcccagcaacgacgctcgatgccatgttacccaacgtcaccgacgaagaaaacctcgatgtgagtgagtacctccgtatcaagaatcaacagacgaccgacagccgccgttacaatcttagacgacgcttcgtggaataccagcccggtgagcgtgtttgggtgtggacgccgatacgccgacgtggactaagtgaaaagcttctgcgacggtacttcggaccatacagggtggttcgacgtctcggcccacttgatta
This region includes:
- the LOC119187124 gene encoding uncharacterized protein LOC119187124 isoform X2; this encodes MSRMPKTTLGVTPRYQLERSLKGQRKKHLSRKCKGGIYLEGEASPAHGSPDKANDAEELVPALNPDEEKKRADDLWSDFLRDVEPNPRKRTVPAASVVSAVASNKAESETKPSAFAKRLVPKVEWEAKAKTTGACRGAAKKASSDAAVDGHGDVGDGNAATLTGITSPGGLEWGTNSAPAKAPLHKQGGTTKDTSFMTKRKFNKRKNSRSGFDSSGNDEPPNSVGSDDDLEPVAGPSHRQQREAPQRAHPWKKRGAAAKTKQRDATGDESDTDFVKAPAKKPGTVSRAHKKAPADDSESDLMSAPKKATKNMTVLSSSSPSVDDDVPAVPRPSAANRGRSRAAPVNYNFGSESSD
- the LOC119187124 gene encoding uncharacterized protein LOC119187124 isoform X1 — encoded protein: MTTTFHRPRRAKAMSRMPKTTLGVTPRYQLERSLKGQRKKHLSRKCKGGIYLEGEASPAHGSPDKANDAEELVPALNPDEEKKRADDLWSDFLRDVEPNPRKRTVPAASVVSAVASNKAESETKPSAFAKRLVPKVEWEAKAKTTGACRGAAKKASSDAAVDGHGDVGDGNAATLTGITSPGGLEWGTNSAPAKAPLHKQGGTTKDTSFMTKRKFNKRKNSRSGFDSSGNDEPPNSVGSDDDLEPVAGPSHRQQREAPQRAHPWKKRGAAAKTKQRDATGDESDTDFVKAPAKKPGTVSRAHKKAPADDSESDLMSAPKKATKNMTVLSSSSPSVDDDVPAVPRPSAANRGRSRAAPVNYNFGSESSD